The segment ACGCGCTCCATGGAATGACTGCAAGGGTTGTCAGCAAAGTGAATTTGCCCAGCGGCATGCGTGAAATACCGGCCGGGACCGATATGGCATGGCGGACAACCGGGATAAAGCGGGCTGTGAAAATCACACCGGTTCCATACTTCTGAAACCATTCTTCAGAGTGGTCAATATGCTTTTTGGAGATGAAAATGTACTTGCCGTACTTCTCCAGCACAGGTCTGCCGCCATAACGGCCAATCCAATACACAAAGATCTGGGCGATCACTCCCCCGACGGTACCGAACAGCACGGCGCCAAAAAAGTTAATATCGCCTTGTGAGACCAAATAGCCGCCAAAAGCCAGGACAATCTCACTTGGAATGACTTCAATCATGAGCCCGATCATAATCCCAAAGTAGCCCAGAGACTGAATCCATTCAAACAAATGTGAAATGACATCAGATATAAAGTGCACTGCAGGTCTCCTCCCGTATGGCGTAATAGCCTGGTATTCTGCTGGCAGAACCCATCTGCTTAGCCGCTCTATGTATCCAGCTTCTCCTAGCCTATTCTAGCATATGCAGGCTTACGACTTCTACTTAAGGAATATGAACAACCCCCTCCTGAAACAGATGTGAGTTTCTGTATTGACAAAGATTGGAATCGAGTCATATTATATATTTAGATAATTATTTAAATATCGAAAGGAGGACATGAAGTTGAATGAATCGTTCAAAGCGCTCGCCGACCCGACCCGGAGACAAATTCTCCGGCTATTGCGTGAAAAGGACCGGACGGCCGGGGAAATCGCTGATTTTTTCAATATGACGAAGCCCAGCATCTCTCACCACCTCAATGCGCTCAAGCACGCCGGGCTGGTGCAGGACGAACGTAACGGGCAATTCATCGTCTATTCGCTGGACTCCACGGTACTTGAAGAGGTGCTTGGCTGGTTCCTGGAATTGACGGGTGCGGGCAAGAGCAATACGGACAGCAAACCGGAGGTTCAGGCGGATGCTAACCCAAAGGGCTTGCGGGCCAAGGGGAAAAGTGGTCCGGGCACTATTAAACATACGGAGGATGAATCTCGATGAAGAATTTCACATGGAAATGGCAGGATACGCTGGTTGTCATTCTTGGGTTTCTCTCACTGGGCTATGCGCTGGTGAATTACGGCAGGCTGCCGGATCAGCTGCCCGCTCAATTCAGTATAACCGGCAAGGTCAATACTTACTGGAGCAAGGGTTCGGTTATTGCCTTGTTCTCTTTTATGGGCTTGATTTTTCCGCTCGCTACGCAGTTCATTCGCAATATTGACCCCAAGGGAGAGAATTACAATAAGTTCCCGGGGGCTTACAAAATGGTCCGTCTCACCGTTGCCGTCATCTGTGATGCCGCCCTTGTCCTGTCGGTCAGTTATGGGCTGGATGTGCAATTTCCTGCCGGAAAATGGGCTACTGTAAGCATAGGGCTGCTGCTGGCTGTAATCGGAAATTTCCTGCCGCAGATCAGGGATAATTATTTCACGGGAGTCCGCACGCCTTGGACGCTGCATAACCCTGCCGTATGGCGGAGAACTCACCGTTTCTCCGGAAGAATGTGGGTGACCGGCGGTCTGCTGATTGCGCTTGCAGCCTTCATGCCCGCTACGCTGTCGAACAGCATGATCATCACCGCTCTGGTAATCATGACTATTGTCCCTATTGTGTACTCATGGCTGATCTCACGGCATGTTAAAGCCTGAGATTAGTCGGGGGATGGCTCGGGTGATGGGAAGACAACGGGCAGTCCTAGTATAGCAGTCATTCGGATGCTGCAGGCGCTGGAACGATAGTAACTGCATTTTGTACAATGGAATACTATAAAAAAGGCTTCGAAATAGAATCTATTGTATTCGGTACAATTGAATGTTGAACAAAGGCCAGTTTTCACCCAAAACACATGATTCTACTGTATGAAATACAATAGAATCTCATTCTACGGTCAGTAATCCATTTTCTATTGCAGGAAATACAATCACTTTCTTGAATGCAAGAGTAGAAGGCTGCAACGGGTGCAGCATCAGCTTAATATCAGCTCGACGTTCATGGATGTTCATGCTCAGACGTTAACACTCCTGAGGTCTTTCTTACAGTTTTAAAGCTGATGGGCTACTAGTACAGTGTCAGATTTAAAAGGGTAGATAAGCTTGTGAAACTCAGGGGTTCGTGTAATGAAACTCTATCATCCCAAAAAATCTAACGGACCGAAAAGACCTTATTCCCACAAGAACGCCACCTTTTGCAGCGTAACGGACTCAGGCGACCTTATCGTCCTTCTACGAGTCGTTTTGGAGCTGAATGGCAGGGGATATGGACCTTGCGGTCCGTTAATCGCCCAAGTGACGACTTTCTTCCCGGATAAGAGCACCTCTGTCCGTTACGCTAAGCCAAACGCCCCTAAAAACAACCCCCGCTTGGAAAAGTTGCAATTTGAAGGGGAGTTGCTTCTGCTCCACTATTTTAAAGCTGATGGGCTTCTAGGTCGAAGCTGCGGTCATTGTGCTGATAGTTTTACCTCAGTCGCGATCAAACTTCGGGTTCCATACTGAGGTACGTCTTATTTATTATTGGAGCTAAAGGCCGCCTGGGACTGTAAATGTGTTAACTCAAGATAGATCCCTTCGCTCTGCGGAAGTAAGGTGAAGCTGCGGTCATTATGCTGCGGTCCTCTGTCCTGCTCCTTGGTGGTCAGCAGGCTGTATTGCCGCAGCAGCTCTAGTCCCGCAGCCGCGCTGTCCGCCGCTATACGTCTGTCTCCCTCTGCCAAGCTGCGTTCCCCCATCTCAAGCATTCCTCTTAATGCAGCAAGCCTTCTGGCAGCATTAAAGTGATCCGTCTGTTGACTGCGGCGGACCCAGTATAGCGCTTCTCCAGGATCACTGCCCCGCAGATAACTTGCCGCAAGCTCCCCGTGCAGGGCGACGTCCCCCGGAGAGAATAACAGGCTTCGCAGGAGCAGATCAACCCCCTGCTCCTGTGGAAGCAGCCGCGATAATGCAACCGCAGTCTGCGGCTCTCTCGGGTTCCAGCTCAGTGATTGCTGCAGCAGCGTAATTCTTACGGCAGGATCACTCTCCCTGAACGCCTGCTTGAATAGGGCGGCCCCCTTCATGGCCTGGAAGGAAAGACCGCTGCATAGGAGGGTCAGCCCGCAGAGAACGGTTATGCCTGCGTATCTCCATAATCGGCAAAGCCGGTTCCTTCGCTGGCCAGCCGGCTTGCTGCGCCACCAACGGGAGTCATGCAGAACTGTAGGGACAGCCGTACTAGCAGTCCGGCTGTTTGCTTCGGCCATTGCCCAGGCGGGCAGCAGGAGCAGCAGCAGCCAGACCAGTCCATAGCTCCAGTCGAAATCGGCTGCGCTATGCAGAATAATCACCAGCAGAGGCGGAAGCAGCCTTGGTGACGCCTTGAATACCAGCCCTCCTGCGGCCAGAAGCAGCAGGAGGACCGCAGCCAGACCCGCCATCCCGAGGTTCAGCAGGATGTCGAGGTACCCGCTGTGCACCTGGCTGCCCACGTAGGGGCGGGACTGGGCGGCAAGGTACGTATGCCGCCAGGTCTCGCCCCCGCGCCCCAGCCAGGGCGCTTCTGCCGCGAGCTTCCAGGCGTCGCGGTAGAACAGCCCGCGCGCGTCGGCCGTCGGTGACGGCCCGGTGATCCGCGCGCGTACCAGCAGCAGGACGGCGCTGGCCGCCGCCGTCCAGCCCGCCGCCGCCAGCGCCAGCAGGGCGGCGTGGTGCCCGCCCGCCGCACGGCAGCTGCGGCGGTGCAGCCACAGGCCGGCGAGCCACGCGCCGGCCCAGAGCCCGGCCAGCAGCAGCAGGCCGGGCAGGGGCTCTGCCGCCAGCCCGGAGCGGGCCAGCTGGCGGTAGAGCAGCGCCGCCGCGGCAACGGGGGCGGCGCCGGTGATTAGAAGCGGCACGAACAGTTGCCGCTTCAGGAGAAGGGCTGCGGCACCGGCGGCAGCCGCAGCCAGCCATGCGCCGCGCGACTCGCTGAGCAGCAGCGCGGCGGCGTACGGGAAGAGCGGCAGCAGGCACGCCGCTCTTAGCCAGTGCGCAGCGGACCAGTTTCCGGTCCGCTGCGCACTGGTGCCTGCATCTCCTGCACCTGACTCACCCGCTCCGCCGACACCCGAACGTACCGAATTATTGCCCGCACCCGCACTTTCTGTACCTACCTCACCCGCTCCACTTACATCCGAACTTACCGCACTATTGTCTCCACCCGCACCTTCTGTATCTACCTCATCCGCTCCGCTGACACCCGAACGTATCGAATTATTGCCCGCACCCGCACTTTCTGCACCTACCTCACCCGCTCCACTTACATCCGAACTTACCGCACTATTGTCTCCACCCGCACCTTCTATATCTACCTCACCCGCTCCGCTGACACCCGAACTTACCACATTGCTGCCTTCATCTCCCTGAGAAACTCCAGGCCAGAAGCTATAAGCAGCAGCAAACAGCCGTTCCAGCAAATACACAGCCATTACCGCACCAAAGGCATTCGGATACTGAAGCAGCCCGGCCAGCCTAGCACCAGTGGCACTGACTCCGGGGGATTCAGTATACGCCACCGCATAAGGAACCGGCAGCCCTCCGCATACTGCCAGTAGGGCCGACAAGCTGATAGTGATTCCAAGCAGATGCCACACTGCTGCAAGAAGAGTTCCTCCCCGGCGGGTTCGCGCCGCCAGCAAAGCGAATGTAACAAAGCTAGTGTAGAAGCCCCAGCGCAGCATCTCATTCAGTGTTCCTTGCGCAGATACGGGACTGCCCAGTGCCTGGATAGCATACAAGAAACAGAGGAGCACACAGCTGCTAAGCAACCCCCATACAACCAGCCTGCTCCCGCTCTCGTTCCCTCTCCTCCTACTGCCCGCCAACTCCCGTGTATTCTCTATGTATTCAGACTGCTCCTCTACTTGCGTCCTATTCGAGCAACTACCAGACCACTTCGGATCTACCCGATGCAGCTTAATCCCAGCCCCTCTGCCAGCCACCATATAGATAAGTACCAATCCCAGCAAGACTCCGCACATGCCAAACCACACCGTCAGGAACCCATACATCTCCCCGGTGAAAAAGAACCCTCTCAGCACACAGGACGCCATCCCAGCTGATATCAAAGCCAACGCGCAGACCAAAGTAACCAACCAATCACTTTGCCGTCCGTACCTGTTCACCCGCATCCTAAATCTCCTACTGCTCATGATGCTTAACAGTCTGCCCATATTTACCGGAAAACAGAAGAGGGAGCTGATTCCCCCGACTAGCTCACACGCTCAAATGAAGAGCACTTATGCACCTGATTCCACCCAAAGTAGCTCAATCACTCAAAATGAAGAGCACTTGTGCTCCTGATTCCACAAGAAGTAGTACCAACGCTCAAATGAAGAGCACTTGTGCTCCTCATTCCACCCGAAGTAGCTCACACGTTCGAATGAAGTGCAATTGTGCACCTGATTTTGCTCATTTGGCCTCCCACGCCGGTGGAGGAGCATCTCGCCTCTCATGTGCTATCCTAGCCAGGATACGACCCACGCAACACCACATTGTATACGGTTTTCCACTTACATTTGCCCCACTCACCCGCACACAGCCAATTGTGTTCGGTTTTCCACACACATTTGCCCCACTCACCCGCACACAGCCAATTGTGTTCGGTTTTCCACACACATTTGCCCCGCAACCGGTAAAAGCCGTAGGCAGGGGCACGCCTGCCTACGGCTCTCCTCCAGCTCTACCCCCGCTTCTCCTTCGGCCCATTCCGCCCCCATTTCCACAAACCGCAAATAAAACAGCCGCCCCCATCAGGAAGCGGCCGTTCTGTCATACCCTAAACTATTCAACACATAAATTAACCTTCCGCACTGCCGGCGGGCAGCAGGTCGGAGCAGACGCGTTCCAGGTAAGGCTTGGCACCGAGGAAATCGCGGAATGCGGTGTATTCGCGCCATTTGGCGGCCTGATCGCCGCTGTCGCTGCGCACGGCGCGGATCAGGATGTTCTTCGGAGTGTGCTCCATGTCGATGAATTCCAGCAGCTGGCTGCGGTAGCCCATCAGGTCCAGCAGCTTCGCCCGGATTGCATCGGTGGCGAGCGCCGAGAACCGCTCCTTCAGGATGCCGTGTGACAGCAGCGGATTCAGCACCTCGCTCTCGACCTGCGCGAACAACTCATGCTGGCAGCAGGGCACTGAGAGGATGACCGATGCGCCCCAGCGCACTGCCTTCTCCAGTGCAGCATCGGTGGCGGTATCACAAGCATGCAGTGTGACCACCATGTCCACCTGATCCAGCTCATTATAGTCGGCGATATCGCCCACCAGGAACTTCAGCCGTTCATAGCCCAGCTTAGCAGCCAGTGCATCACAGTGCGCAATGACATCTGCCTTAAGGTCAAGGCCTACAATATTCAGCTCCCGCTGCTCGCGGACGGCGAGATAATGGTACAGCGCGAAGGTCAAATAAGACTTGCCGCAGCCAAAATCCACAATTGTCAGCGGCCGGCCTGCCGGCAGATCGCCCAGCACATCCTGAACCATCTCCAGGAACCGGTTGATCTGGCGGAACTTATCATATTTCTTCGCCAGCACCTTGCCCTCGCTGTTCATAATGCCAAGCTCGACCAGGAACGGCACCGGCTCGCCCTCATCCAGCACATACTGCTTCCGGCGGTTGTGGGCCAGATCCGGCGCTTCCTGCTTGCTGGCTGATTTGGTCAGAATAGATACCTTGTATTTCTTGCTGATCAGCACCTGATAGTCGGCACCGGCAGTACACAGCAGACCTTGGCGGAAGGTGTCCCTCAGCAAAGAGAGCATCTCTTCAGCGGCATCCTCTGCCGGAATGTTACGGTGCTCCACCTTAGGGCCGATATAATAGGCAAACTGATAATGCAGCTTTCCTTTTAGCTCAACAGGCTTGACCTGCACTTTATTGTAGGGGGCATCGCCCTTGCTGCGCAGTTGGCTTAATGTAGCCGTAATCAGAGTGCGGCCGCTCATCACTTGCTCGATCAATTCCTTCAAAGCTTCCAAATGGGTACATCTCACTTTCCGGGTTATAAAATAGAGCACTTAGTCTCCTGAATATCGTTACATTATAGCATTAACCTTAAGCCTGCTCCATTCTTCCATGCCCTGCTGCACTTCCTCTAGTGGAAGACCGCCCTGGGCTAACTGCTCCGGCTTTAAAAGCAGCAGCCGTCCGTACAGCTCCCGGCCTTCCTCCGCCACATTCTCCCCCTGCTCCCAGAGCCGGTAGAGACTGTTCTCCGCCTTGGCGTAATGTCCCCGGGATTCGTGGTAAGCCATCAGGAGGCGTTCGGTCTTGGCGGGAAGGCGGTACGGCTCCACTTCCTCCAGCAGCTCATGGATCTCTTCCGTCATGTTCAGCAGCTCACGGTCCGCGCCATGAAGACCGGCATAGATGAATAAATGCAGGGAACGCATCGCCCTGAACAGGGCTGCATCCCGGTCTCCTTTGGCCGCGTAAATCCCGCCTTCCTCCTTCAGCAGCCGGGCTACCCCTTGCAGCTTGTCGGCCTCAAGCACGCCCCCAAGACGAAACATATCAATAATATCCTCTACAGACAACGAATTGAGCAGACGCGAATTCAGGCGAAAATGCCGCATCAGCAGCTCATCTACCTCCCACAGGGCCTCCGTTGTTTTTTTATCCTGCTTCAAGGTCAGCACCTTGGCGACCATTGCCGTCATATCCTCAATCATCCGTACAATATAATCTCTCCGGAACATACCGAGCTCCTTTCGTTACGCAGCTGCTTCTCCTTTGTCTCCTCTGCTTGCTGTTGGACTCATCTTAAACCATTCGTCTCTCCGGCGCCACTCTGCGAAGTTAAGTCTTGACCCCACTATAATGATGAACTATAATTCAGCTATCCGATCTGTATTACAGATTGAACTATTTAACAGATCGATAATTGGATACAGACTGTATACATGCTAATACTGACCCTACATAGGAGGTTAATTGATGACCAAGCCAACCGGAAAAATGCAAGACTCCATCACAGCAGCCGTTTCAGGTCAACCGGATCTGCAGACAAGCAACCGGCTTTTGAACGTTACGCCGGAACAGGATAAGCTGCTGGAGAGCGCCTTACGGATTAAGATTATGCACACGCTGTCGGCAGAGCCGCTTACATCCAAGCAGGTTGCGGAGAAGCTGAACAAGACTCCGGGTAATATTCACTACCATATCGTCAAGCTCTATGAAGGCGGTCTGCTGGAGCTTGTCCGTACAGAAGCCGCAGGAGGCATCATTCAGAAATTTTACCGTTCCAAAGGTACGATGTTCCACTCGGAGGCGCTTCGCAGCCTTCACTTCCGCAAAGAAGACCAGACCCGTCATTTCACTACCAGACTTACTCTCTCTCCTCAGGAGCTTGCGGAATTCCACCAGGAGCTGCTGGAGCTGATTACCGCCTGGGAGTCCAAGGTAACGGAAGGTGACGAATACGGTGTGGAAGTGATGCTGGGTCGTCTGCAGTCTGCCGATGCAGCTGCACAGCCGGAAGGGGAGGCACAGTAATAGATGAGCACCGCTGGCCCTTCCGGACAACCGAAGCATCATCCGCTTGAGGGCTTCGCTGCCCCTTTCCGGCAATCCCGCGCCTTTCCTTACCTGTGGCTGGGACATTTAGTTTCTTTTTTGGGCAGCTCGGTAACCATGGTTATCCTGCCTGTCCTGGTCTATTCCCTGACCGGCTCCACCACCATTATGGGGATGGTCATGGCCGCCTACATGCTGCCTAATGTAATCATGCTGCCGGTCTCTGGACATATTGTCGACCGCTACGACCGTGTACGGATTATGATGCTGGCCGATATTGCCCGGTTCATCGTTATGATTACGACTGCTGTGCTGTCCTTGACCGGAGTGCTGAGCATTCCGTTGCTCTATGGACTCGTTGCCTGCTACGGCCTGCTGGACGGCTTATTCCAGCCCGCCTACGCTGCCGTCCGCGCTACCGTATTCACTCCGGATATCCGCGTAGCAGCGAATTCTTTAACTCAGATCACAACCCAATCCGTGCGGCTGATCGGTCCCGCGTTAGGGGGACTGCTGATTACCCACCTGTCCGCGGGCTTCGGCTTCGGAATTGATGCCTTCACCTATCTTATCTCCCTCATCTGCCTGGTCTATCTGCGCAGAGTGATGATGACCCGGCTGCAGTCTGCTGCCGCTGAGACTGAAATCCTGGCTAAGCCTGCTGCCGGGACCTCTCCCGCTCCGCACTGGAGGAAGGATTTCGCCGAAGGAATACATGTTCTGCGCAGCCAGCCCTGGCTCTGGATTACCATTCTCGCCTTCTGCTTCGTCAATATATGTTATACGGGCGTAATCAGCGTCCTTCTTCCCTGGCTGTTCAAGGTCCATCACGGCTGGCCTCCTTACCTCTATGGCCTGGCCGTTACGTTCTCCGGTGTCGGGGCCATAGCGGCCGGCCTGCTGTACGGCCTGCGGGCGAAATGGTATCACCGCGGCATCCTGGCTTACGGCGGCGCCATGATCAGCGGGGCTGCTCTGCTGCTGCTCCCGTTCGCAGGCACTCCGGCAGCAGCCATCACCTTATTTGCCGTGGAAGGCTTCGGATTAATGATCTTCGGGCTGATCTGGGAGATCAGCCTGCAGGAGCTTGTTCCGAAGGAAGCCTTCGGACGGGTTGCCAGTCTGGATATGTTCGGGTCCTTCGCCCTGCTGCCGGTCGGATATATCTTAGTCGGCTGGCTGGCCGACCTGATCGGAGGAGTACCGACCATTATTATTTTTTCCAGCCTGGGTCTCTCCTGTGTTGCCCTGGTGCTGTGCGTTCCGGCGATCCGTAAGTTTCAATAAAATATATATATTTGCACAGCAAACAGAAGGCAGCACCCGCCGGAGAGCGGAAGTGCTGCCTTCTGTCCCTATTACCTGATGTAATTTACTTCTTCACAGGCGAATATACGAAATCCTTAATAATCTTCGCCAGCTGCTCCGGTGCTTCGAACATGCCCATGTGGCCTACACCCGGCAGCGTCACCTTGGTGATGTTCCGGTTATCTGAGGTGAAGGTACGCTCCGGTGTCACCTTAGAATCCTCTGCTCCCGCAACCAGCAGCACCGGCAGCGCCGTTGCCGAGATCACATCGCGGCGGTCCGGGCGCTCCCGCATAGCCAAGGATGCGCCAACCGCGCCTTGCGGCGGAGTCTTATAGCCAATCTCCTTGGCACGTTCCAGCAGCCGGGGGTC is part of the Paenibacillus sp. FSL M7-0420 genome and harbors:
- a CDS encoding SdpI family protein; translated protein: MKNFTWKWQDTLVVILGFLSLGYALVNYGRLPDQLPAQFSITGKVNTYWSKGSVIALFSFMGLIFPLATQFIRNIDPKGENYNKFPGAYKMVRLTVAVICDAALVLSVSYGLDVQFPAGKWATVSIGLLLAVIGNFLPQIRDNYFTGVRTPWTLHNPAVWRRTHRFSGRMWVTGGLLIALAAFMPATLSNSMIITALVIMTIVPIVYSWLISRHVKA
- a CDS encoding class I SAM-dependent methyltransferase; its protein translation is MEALKELIEQVMSGRTLITATLSQLRSKGDAPYNKVQVKPVELKGKLHYQFAYYIGPKVEHRNIPAEDAAEEMLSLLRDTFRQGLLCTAGADYQVLISKKYKVSILTKSASKQEAPDLAHNRRKQYVLDEGEPVPFLVELGIMNSEGKVLAKKYDKFRQINRFLEMVQDVLGDLPAGRPLTIVDFGCGKSYLTFALYHYLAVREQRELNIVGLDLKADVIAHCDALAAKLGYERLKFLVGDIADYNELDQVDMVVTLHACDTATDAALEKAVRWGASVILSVPCCQHELFAQVESEVLNPLLSHGILKERFSALATDAIRAKLLDLMGYRSQLLEFIDMEHTPKNILIRAVRSDSGDQAAKWREYTAFRDFLGAKPYLERVCSDLLPAGSAEG
- a CDS encoding O-antigen ligase family protein; translation: MLRGFFFTGEMYGFLTVWFGMCGVLLGLVLIYMVAGRGAGIKLHRVDPKWSGSCSNRTQVEEQSEYIENTRELAGSRRRGNESGSRLVVWGLLSSCVLLCFLYAIQALGSPVSAQGTLNEMLRWGFYTSFVTFALLAARTRRGGTLLAAVWHLLGITISLSALLAVCGGLPVPYAVAYTESPGVSATGARLAGLLQYPNAFGAVMAVYLLERLFAAAYSFWPGVSQGDEGSNVVSSGVSGAGEVDIEGAGGDNSAVSSDVSGAGEVGAESAGAGNNSIRSGVSGADEVDTEGAGGDNSAVSSDVSGAGEVGTESAGAGNNSVRSGVGGAGESGAGDAGTSAQRTGNWSAAHWLRAACLLPLFPYAAALLLSESRGAWLAAAAAGAAALLLKRQLFVPLLITGAAPVAAAALLYRQLARSGLAAEPLPGLLLLAGLWAGAWLAGLWLHRRSCRAAGGHHAALLALAAAGWTAAASAVLLLVRARITGPSPTADARGLFYRDAWKLAAEAPWLGRGGETWRHTYLAAQSRPYVGSQVHSGYLDILLNLGMAGLAAVLLLLLAAGGLVFKASPRLLPPLLVIILHSAADFDWSYGLVWLLLLLLPAWAMAEANSRTASTAVPTVLHDSRWWRSKPAGQRRNRLCRLWRYAGITVLCGLTLLCSGLSFQAMKGAALFKQAFRESDPAVRITLLQQSLSWNPREPQTAVALSRLLPQEQGVDLLLRSLLFSPGDVALHGELAASYLRGSDPGEALYWVRRSQQTDHFNAARRLAALRGMLEMGERSLAEGDRRIAADSAAAGLELLRQYSLLTTKEQDRGPQHNDRSFTLLPQSEGIYLELTHLQSQAAFSSNNK
- a CDS encoding MFS transporter: MSTAGPSGQPKHHPLEGFAAPFRQSRAFPYLWLGHLVSFLGSSVTMVILPVLVYSLTGSTTIMGMVMAAYMLPNVIMLPVSGHIVDRYDRVRIMMLADIARFIVMITTAVLSLTGVLSIPLLYGLVACYGLLDGLFQPAYAAVRATVFTPDIRVAANSLTQITTQSVRLIGPALGGLLITHLSAGFGFGIDAFTYLISLICLVYLRRVMMTRLQSAAAETEILAKPAAGTSPAPHWRKDFAEGIHVLRSQPWLWITILAFCFVNICYTGVISVLLPWLFKVHHGWPPYLYGLAVTFSGVGAIAAGLLYGLRAKWYHRGILAYGGAMISGAALLLLPFAGTPAAAITLFAVEGFGLMIFGLIWEISLQELVPKEAFGRVASLDMFGSFALLPVGYILVGWLADLIGGVPTIIIFSSLGLSCVALVLCVPAIRKFQ
- a CDS encoding ArsR/SmtB family transcription factor, with the translated sequence MTKPTGKMQDSITAAVSGQPDLQTSNRLLNVTPEQDKLLESALRIKIMHTLSAEPLTSKQVAEKLNKTPGNIHYHIVKLYEGGLLELVRTEAAGGIIQKFYRSKGTMFHSEALRSLHFRKEDQTRHFTTRLTLSPQELAEFHQELLELITAWESKVTEGDEYGVEVMLGRLQSADAAAQPEGEAQ
- a CDS encoding DUF6483 family protein, with the translated sequence MFRRDYIVRMIEDMTAMVAKVLTLKQDKKTTEALWEVDELLMRHFRLNSRLLNSLSVEDIIDMFRLGGVLEADKLQGVARLLKEEGGIYAAKGDRDAALFRAMRSLHLFIYAGLHGADRELLNMTEEIHELLEEVEPYRLPAKTERLLMAYHESRGHYAKAENSLYRLWEQGENVAEEGRELYGRLLLLKPEQLAQGGLPLEEVQQGMEEWSRLKVNAIM
- a CDS encoding DedA family protein; amino-acid sequence: MHFISDVISHLFEWIQSLGYFGIMIGLMIEVIPSEIVLAFGGYLVSQGDINFFGAVLFGTVGGVIAQIFVYWIGRYGGRPVLEKYGKYIFISKKHIDHSEEWFQKYGTGVIFTARFIPVVRHAISVPAGISRMPLGKFTLLTTLAVIPWSALFVYLGYTLGDKWETIDEVAAKYTHEILLGAIAVIILYFLFKWYKSKKKGSAV